The Bacilli bacterium sequence CGACAAAACTTGCACGGTCTCATCAATTTCATTTTGAATGGATTCGGTGATTTGCCCGACCACGTCAATCGATTGCCGCGATTGATCCGCCAATTTGCGGATTTCATCCGCGACCACCATGAATCCTTTGCCGGCCGCGCCGGCGCGCGCAGCTTCAATCGTCGCATTCAACGACAAAATATTGGTCTGTTTCGTAATGCCGTTTAACATATCCAAAATTTTGCGAATCGAGTTGGTGCTTTCTTTTAACTTATCGACTTTTTCGACCATCGACCGGGTCATCTCTTCGGTCGAATTTGTCTTCGTAATCAACTCCGCCATATAGGTAATGCCCTGTTCGCTGACGGTGCGAACCTGTGCGGCGGAAATGCCCATTTTTTCATTTTCGTCGATCACGAGCGCCATCTGTTTGCCGATATGCTGCGTCAAATCATTTCCCCGCTCCGCATCCACTGCGAGCGTAGAGGCGCCATTGGCGATTTCCTCGGTGGCGATCGATATTTCTTTGGCCGACGTAGCCGTATTTTTCGACGCTTCATTTAACAAGGCTGACGTAGCCAACACTTCCTGGGCGGAAACGTTCGTCTGCTTAACGAGCAGCGTGATTTGCTCCATCATTTCATTGAAGCTGCGCGATAATTGCCCGATTTCATCCTTGGACTTCACTTTGGTGCGAACCTGCAGATTCCCTTGCGCGCCTTCTTTCATCAAGCCGCTTAATTGCACGAGCGGCGTGGCGACGAAGCGGATAATCAGAAGGCCGATCACGACGGCCAAAACGGCAGCGACCAAAGCCAAAATAAGCGTCCAGACAAA is a genomic window containing:
- a CDS encoding methyl-accepting chemotaxis protein, giving the protein SVQVVTADGDIVFASKPELIGKKLGQKLDLKKQIGSLETDSELIVHSKSGVTGWSLVGVTPISDLTSGSNKIFVWTLILALVAAVLAVVIGLLIIRFVATPLVQLSGLMKEGAQGNLQVRTKVKSKDEIGQLSRSFNEMMEQITLLVKQTNVSAQEVLATSALLNEASKNTATSAKEISIATEEIANGASTLAVDAERGNDLTQHIGKQMALVIDENEKMGISAAQVRTVSEQGITYMAELITKTNSTEEMTRSMVEKVDKLKESTNSIRKILDMLNGITKQTNILSLNATIEAARAGAAGKGFMVVADEIRKLADQSRQSIDVVGQITESIQNEIDETVQVLSEAYPLFQEQIASVKEADRIFKDVHKNMSNFIVQLDNVSGSIQKLEESQEILSEAMGSVSAISQQSSATSEEVASLSQEQLRVSEELVQLSDKLDSLSNTLKESLTKFVI